TGCGGGTCGACGCGGGCGAGATCCGCGATCAGCTGCAGACCGTGCCGAAGATCGCCTCGGCCGAGGTGACGCTGTCCTGGCCGTCCTCGGTGCAGGTGCGGATCACCGAACGGGTCCCGGCGGCGTTCCTGGTGGCGCGCAACGGGATCCAGCTGGTGGACGCGAGCGGGATGCCGTTCCAGACGGTCCCCGAACCACCGGCGGGCCTGCCGGAGCTCAAGGTCCGCGAAGCCTCCCAGACCGACCCGGCGACCAAGGCCGGGATGCGGGTGCTGACCTCGGTGCCGGAACCGGTGCGCGGCGAGATCACGGCGGTGCTGGCGGAGAACCCGAACGACATCCGCCTGCTGCTCAAGGGCGACCGCCAGATCGAGTGGGGCTCCCAGGAGGACGCGGAGAAGAAGGCGGCGATAATCCCGGCCCTGCTGACCCGCCCGGGCAAGGTCTACGACGTGACCACCCCGGCCCTGCCGACGGTGTCCTAGCGGTCCCCCTGCCGTGAGTGTTTTGTGTTGCCATAGCGCCACAAAACACTCACGGGCCATGACCAGCGCGAACTGATCCGCCGTGGCCGGCAGCGTTTGCGAGGTGACCACTCCGGCCGCGACCTGGCCGCCGGAGTCATCGATCGGGCACGGTGGGTGAGCCGGTTTTGATATACATGACTGGCTAAATCGTGGAAGGCGTTGGGAGCGGGTCATGGCCGAGGCGAGGATCAGCATCCACGAGCCGACCGCTCCGCCGCAGCGGCTGCACCAGCTGCACGACCAGCTGGCCCGCGATCTCCGCGCGGTGCCGGGCATCGAGTCCCGGCGGGCGCGGGAGGACGCCCCGCAGGACAGCAAGTCCGGCGTCGGCGCCCACCTCGCCGAGCTGATCATCACCGGCACGCTCTCCGGCGGCACGGTCGCCGCCGTGACCAAGGTCCTCGTCGCGCTGATCAACCGGTCCGCGAGCCGCTCGGTGACCGTCAAGAAGGCCGACGGCGCGGAGATCACCGTGACCGCGTCCTCCGCCGAGGTCCAGCAGCGGCTGGCGGAGTTCTTCGCCGGGGACGAGGAAGCCCGGCGCGCGGCCGAGCGGTGACCCGGTGGGTGCCCGGCACGCGCTGCTAGTAGCGACCTCCAACTACACCGACCCCGGCCTGCGCCGATTGCGCTCGCCGGTGCAGGAAGCGCACGAGCTGCGCGATCTGCTCGCCGATCCGGCCATCGGGGGCTTCGACTCGGCGGTGATGGCGGTCAACGAGTCGAAGGCCGAGATCGAGCGGCGGATCGAGGCCCTGTTCCGCGACCGCACCTCCGAGGACACGGTGCTGCTGTTCATCTCCGGGCACGGCATCAAGAACGACTACGGCGAGCTGTTCTTCGCCGCCTGCAACACCGAGCTGCAGCTGCCGTACTCCACCGCGATCCCGGCCGTGGTGGTGCAGCGGCTGATCCGGGAGAGCCAGGCGCAGTCCGCC
This portion of the Saccharopolyspora antimicrobica genome encodes:
- a CDS encoding cell division protein FtsQ/DivIB; this encodes MTSTRRRAGERPGVRSTRGRPVRGGAAVAPKWRRWALPLVLAAVTVLALVLYFTPVLGVRSVEVLGNTSLDQDEVVRVSGIETGTPMLRVDAGEIRDQLQTVPKIASAEVTLSWPSSVQVRITERVPAAFLVARNGIQLVDASGMPFQTVPEPPAGLPELKVREASQTDPATKAGMRVLTSVPEPVRGEITAVLAENPNDIRLLLKGDRQIEWGSQEDAEKKAAIIPALLTRPGKVYDVTTPALPTVS
- a CDS encoding effector-associated constant component EACC1, whose translation is MAEARISIHEPTAPPQRLHQLHDQLARDLRAVPGIESRRAREDAPQDSKSGVGAHLAELIITGTLSGGTVAAVTKVLVALINRSASRSVTVKKADGAEITVTASSAEVQQRLAEFFAGDEEARRAAER